One region of Bacillus zhangzhouensis genomic DNA includes:
- a CDS encoding LysM peptidoglycan-binding domain-containing protein has translation MKKQLITAASAVLLGTTLFAGAASAQSVKVQKGDSLSVLAKKYKTTVSKIKSDNKLKSNVIYVGQTLKVNGTSSKKAVKTSKKTTKVKTTSATATHKVVKGDTLSKLGKKYGMTVKELKSLNKLKTDLIKIGQKLKVKKTSKVKTKTVKEKTASTSSLNTSKLIADAKAQKGTPYKWGGTTPKGFDCSGFMWYIINKQKKISRQTTEGFWRSMKSVSKPKVGDFVFFTTYKSGPSHMGVYLGHNKFIHASSDGVTISDMTSSYWKPIYLGAKTFVN, from the coding sequence ATGAAAAAACAATTGATCACAGCTGCAAGTGCAGTTCTACTTGGGACGACATTATTTGCCGGAGCTGCCTCAGCACAATCAGTAAAAGTTCAAAAAGGTGACTCTCTTTCTGTTCTAGCGAAAAAATACAAAACAACCGTGAGCAAGATTAAATCAGACAATAAGCTGAAATCTAACGTGATTTATGTTGGACAAACCTTAAAAGTGAATGGCACTTCTTCGAAAAAAGCAGTGAAAACATCAAAAAAAACAACAAAAGTAAAAACGACTTCAGCGACTGCCACTCATAAAGTTGTCAAAGGTGATACATTATCGAAGCTTGGCAAAAAATACGGGATGACTGTGAAAGAGCTGAAATCGTTAAATAAACTTAAAACAGACCTTATTAAAATCGGACAGAAGCTAAAGGTGAAAAAGACGTCTAAAGTAAAGACGAAAACTGTGAAAGAAAAAACAGCCTCTACTTCTTCCTTAAATACGTCTAAGCTCATAGCAGATGCTAAAGCGCAGAAAGGTACACCATATAAATGGGGTGGAACGACACCGAAGGGTTTTGATTGCAGCGGATTTATGTGGTATATCATTAACAAACAAAAAAAGATTTCAAGACAAACAACTGAAGGCTTCTGGAGATCGATGAAAAGTGTATCCAAACCAAAGGTTGGAGATTTTGTCTTCTTTACAACGTATAAATCGGGTCCATCTCATATGGGTGTCTACCTTGGGCACAATAAGTTTATCCATGCTTCTTCTGACGGCGTAACGATCAGTGATATGACATCAAGCTATTGGAAGCCCATTTATCTTGGAGCGAAAACATTTGTAAATTAA
- a CDS encoding alkaline phosphatase, which produces MSVLKSSKTKIAAVAAASVLSIGIFSGIEFGQADKAEAKKKPKNDVQNVIVLIGDGMGTPYLSTYRSFKHNGDLSKQTAFDPYLTGMHKTYPDDSKSNITDSAAAGTAMATGKKTYNNAIAVNKNGKKLKTVLEEAKRKGKSTGLVVTSELTNATPAAYAAHDVSRKNTAAIADDFFDEKIRKQHTVDVMLGGGLVDFVRKDRDLTKEFKQAGYNYVTNKAALQKNKNRKVLGIFADGGLDKAIDRDKTTPSLQDMTSSAIKQLSKNKKGFFLMVEGSQIDWAGHDHDIVSAMSEMKDFEKAFEEAIRFAKKDKNTLVITTADHSTGGLSFGADGSGSWDYKPVKAAKKTPDFIANKMVRGMAVETALKQYIDLDFTKEEIASIQKAAETKDAVKIDDAIEEVINTRSHTGWTTSGHTGDEVPFYAYGPTSEQLKGLMENTDQAKHIFRLLNQ; this is translated from the coding sequence ATGAGTGTGTTGAAAAGCTCGAAAACGAAAATCGCTGCAGTGGCAGCAGCATCTGTGCTATCGATTGGCATTTTTTCAGGAATTGAATTTGGACAAGCTGACAAAGCTGAGGCTAAAAAGAAACCGAAAAATGACGTGCAAAATGTGATCGTACTGATTGGAGATGGCATGGGGACACCTTATCTTTCAACTTACCGCTCATTTAAACACAACGGTGACCTTTCAAAACAAACAGCGTTTGACCCTTACCTCACTGGCATGCATAAAACATACCCTGACGACTCTAAAAGTAACATTACCGATTCAGCAGCAGCTGGTACAGCCATGGCCACTGGTAAAAAGACATACAACAATGCGATCGCTGTAAACAAAAACGGCAAAAAATTAAAAACCGTTTTAGAAGAAGCGAAACGCAAAGGAAAGTCTACGGGTCTTGTCGTGACATCTGAATTAACAAATGCCACGCCTGCTGCGTATGCCGCTCACGATGTGTCTAGAAAAAATACAGCAGCCATCGCTGATGATTTCTTCGATGAGAAAATCAGAAAACAGCATACAGTCGATGTCATGCTTGGCGGAGGACTTGTCGATTTTGTCCGAAAAGACCGTGATCTGACCAAGGAATTTAAACAAGCCGGTTATAATTATGTCACCAATAAAGCCGCCTTACAAAAAAATAAAAATCGAAAGGTGTTAGGTATTTTTGCTGATGGAGGTCTCGATAAAGCCATTGATCGTGATAAAACGACCCCTTCCCTGCAAGATATGACATCCTCAGCCATTAAACAGCTGTCTAAAAACAAAAAAGGATTTTTCCTTATGGTTGAAGGCAGTCAAATTGACTGGGCTGGACATGATCATGATATTGTCAGTGCGATGAGCGAAATGAAAGATTTTGAAAAAGCATTTGAAGAGGCGATTCGTTTTGCGAAAAAGGATAAAAACACATTAGTCATCACCACTGCGGATCATTCAACTGGCGGACTTTCCTTCGGAGCAGACGGTTCAGGTAGCTGGGATTACAAACCGGTAAAAGCAGCGAAAAAAACGCCTGACTTTATCGCAAACAAAATGGTCAGGGGCATGGCGGTTGAAACTGCGCTTAAACAATACATCGACCTTGATTTCACAAAAGAGGAAATTGCCTCTATTCAAAAAGCAGCTGAAACAAAGGATGCTGTTAAAATTGATGATGCGATAGAAGAAGTGATCAACACGAGATCACATACAGGCTGGACCACATCGGGTCATACAGGGGATGAAGTACCATTTTATGCTTATGGACCAACAAGCGAGCAGCTAAAAGGTCTCATGGAAAATACAGATCAAGCGAAACATATCTTTAGATTACTTAATCAATAA
- the kdgD gene encoding 5-dehydro-4-deoxyglucarate dehydratase: MIQDRKAPEGILGFPITPFQANGQLSEEALFQNIQFLLDEGLDAIFIACGSGEFQSISQKEYEQMIDVALAAAGGQVPVYSGVGGNLNTALEWAKISEEKGVDGYLLLPPYLIHGEQEGLYEYAKTIIESTNLNVILYQRDNAVLSVQQIKRLTSFEQLVGVKDGVGDMDLNVNLSYKIGGRLSYINGLPMAEVTMPAYLPIGFHSYSSAISNYIPHISRMFYHALKTGDQEMVKDIYTTVILPINRIRQQRKGYAVSLIKAGMNIMGHSVRNSARPPVVPVEKEHYQELESILQHAMERFPKKAAVN; encoded by the coding sequence ATGATTCAAGATAGAAAAGCACCAGAAGGTATATTAGGTTTTCCTATCACCCCTTTTCAAGCAAATGGTCAGCTTTCTGAGGAAGCACTATTTCAAAACATTCAATTCTTACTAGACGAAGGGCTTGATGCCATTTTTATTGCATGTGGGTCGGGAGAATTTCAATCTATTAGTCAAAAAGAATACGAGCAAATGATTGATGTGGCACTGGCAGCTGCCGGTGGTCAAGTTCCTGTTTATTCAGGAGTTGGCGGAAATTTAAATACCGCACTGGAATGGGCGAAAATTTCCGAGGAAAAAGGCGTTGATGGTTACTTATTACTCCCTCCATATTTAATTCATGGTGAACAAGAAGGACTATATGAATACGCCAAAACCATTATAGAAAGTACAAACTTAAATGTCATCTTATATCAACGAGATAATGCTGTTCTCTCCGTGCAGCAAATCAAACGGCTCACTTCTTTTGAACAACTTGTTGGTGTAAAAGATGGGGTCGGTGATATGGACTTAAACGTGAATCTTTCCTATAAGATAGGCGGCAGGCTCAGCTATATCAATGGATTGCCTATGGCAGAGGTTACAATGCCGGCTTACTTACCGATTGGTTTTCATTCCTATTCCTCCGCTATTTCTAATTATATCCCGCACATCTCCAGAATGTTTTATCACGCACTAAAAACGGGTGATCAAGAAATGGTCAAGGACATTTACACAACTGTTATTTTACCGATTAACCGGATTCGCCAACAGAGAAAGGGCTATGCCGTCTCACTAATTAAAGCCGGCATGAACATCATGGGACATTCTGTCCGCAATTCAGCAAGACCACCTGTTGTTCCTGTAGAAAAAGAACACTATCAAGAACTAGAGAGCATTTTACAGCACGCAATGGAACGTTTCCCGAAAAAAGCGGCTGTGAATTAA
- a CDS encoding amino acid permease — protein sequence MSNSLFRKKSISELIAATQGEKALKKELGSFDLTMLGIGAIIGTGIFVLTGTGAVTAGPGLVLSFVIAGLACLFAALSYAEFASTVPVSGSVYTFTYASMGEFLAFIIGWDLILEYMLAASAVSAGWSGYFVSFLNGLGIHIPVELTAAPGGLKGQVTYFNLPAFIILMVITFLLYFGIKESKRVNNIMVMMKIAVILLFILVAVKYVKPENWTPFVPFGTSGVLSAAALVFFAFIGFDAVASAAEETKNPSRNLPRGIITSLLICTLLYVVVSAIMTGIVPFMNFEGVSHPVSLVLQAAGQNWVAGIVDVGAILGMTTVMLVMLYGQTRVMFAMSRDGLVPKVLSKVHPKHKTPYINTLFFGTLSALMGGFIPLDELASLVNIGTLSAFILISVAVIVMRKTQPDLPRAFRCPAVPLIPILAILSCGLLIYKLGAITFVRFLIWLAIGLVVYFLYSRKHSELNKNK from the coding sequence ATGAGCAATTCGTTGTTTAGAAAAAAGAGCATTTCAGAGCTCATTGCGGCAACACAAGGGGAAAAAGCGTTAAAAAAGGAATTGGGTTCATTTGATTTAACCATGCTTGGCATTGGAGCCATAATCGGGACAGGGATATTTGTTCTGACAGGTACAGGAGCCGTCACTGCGGGTCCAGGACTTGTTCTATCATTTGTCATCGCAGGTCTTGCTTGTTTGTTTGCAGCATTGTCATATGCTGAATTTGCTTCTACAGTGCCTGTATCAGGGTCTGTGTATACATTTACGTACGCATCAATGGGGGAATTTCTAGCATTTATCATTGGCTGGGATTTAATATTAGAATATATGCTGGCCGCTAGTGCCGTTTCAGCGGGATGGTCAGGCTATTTTGTGTCATTTTTAAATGGATTAGGGATTCATATACCAGTTGAGTTAACAGCAGCACCAGGTGGTTTAAAGGGGCAAGTGACATATTTTAATCTTCCAGCATTTATTATTTTAATGGTCATCACCTTCCTGTTGTACTTTGGTATTAAAGAATCAAAACGAGTAAATAACATCATGGTTATGATGAAAATTGCTGTGATTCTGCTCTTTATTTTAGTCGCTGTGAAATATGTAAAACCTGAAAATTGGACACCATTTGTTCCGTTTGGGACATCAGGGGTCTTAAGTGCAGCAGCCCTGGTATTCTTTGCATTTATCGGATTTGACGCAGTCGCTTCCGCGGCAGAGGAGACAAAAAATCCATCACGCAACCTGCCTAGAGGAATTATTACTTCCTTATTGATTTGTACACTGCTTTATGTCGTTGTTAGTGCGATTATGACGGGCATCGTTCCTTTCATGAATTTTGAAGGAGTATCACATCCAGTGTCTCTCGTTTTACAAGCAGCCGGACAAAACTGGGTGGCTGGTATTGTGGATGTCGGAGCGATTCTAGGGATGACAACCGTGATGCTTGTCATGCTGTACGGACAAACACGCGTGATGTTTGCCATGTCTCGTGATGGCTTGGTGCCGAAGGTTCTATCAAAGGTTCATCCAAAGCATAAAACACCTTACATCAATACATTGTTCTTTGGTACATTGTCAGCATTAATGGGTGGATTTATTCCACTTGATGAGCTGGCAAGTCTAGTGAACATCGGGACACTTTCAGCATTCATTTTGATTTCAGTGGCGGTCATTGTGATGAGAAAAACGCAGCCGGACTTACCGAGAGCATTCAGATGCCCAGCAGTTCCGCTTATTCCAATCTTAGCAATTCTATCTTGCGGATTGCTCATTTATAAGCTTGGTGCAAT